One bacterium HR17 genomic window, GAGGTGCCCTGCTATCGCCTGCTGGGCAGTCCTGTCCGCGAATGGTGTCCTATTGCGTGGTGGGTCATTGACATGCCGCCCGAAGATTGGGCGACGGAAGCCCAAGAGGCACTTCAAAGCGGCTACACCGCGATGAAACTCAAAGCCCGTCCGTGGTTTGACATTTTCGCGCAAGTGCACGCCATCAGCCAAGTCACCCCGTCGTCGTTTGCGTTGGATGTGGACTTCAATGCCTTCTTGCTGAACACCGCCAACGCTTTGCCCGTGCTGGAAGAGTTGGAAGACAACGAGCGCGTCGCCATCTTTGAAACGCCCATCCCGCAAAGCGATGTGGAAGGCAACAAACACCTGCGGCGCCGTTTGGACCGCCCCATCGCCCACCACTTTGGTCAACCGCCCATCATGACGGCGCTGCGGGAAGATGTTTGCGATGGGTTTGTGTTGACAGGCGGCACCAAACGGCTGATGGAGCAAGCTGCGATCGCTGCCGCCGCTAACAAACCGTTCTGGCTGCAACTGGTCGGCACCGGCATCACGACAGCGTGGACGCTCCATTTGGGCGCCGTTTTGTCCCACGCCCAGTGGTCCGCCATCACTTGCCTGAACATTTACGCCGACGATTTGCTGACCGACCCGCTGACCATTCAAGGCGGTTACGCCAAAGTGCCCGATAAGCCTGGCTTAGGCGTTGCGGTAGACGAAGAGGCGTTGGAACGCTACCGTGTGACGCTGCCCCGTGAACGCCCGACAGTGCGGCAGGTGTTCGCCGTCGTGTGGGACGATGGGCGCAAAACCTATTACGCGTCCCCACGCGCCTATCACGCCGATTTTTACGCCGGCAACCAACCTGTCACGCACCGAGGCGTCCGGTTGGAAATCCTCACCGACGATGGCAGCAGGGAGTTCGCCGACCTTTACGCCCGGGTGCAGCGTGGACCGGTGCGGTCCGCCTTCTGAACGAGGCGATGGGCGCCCTTACGCTTCCCGCAACTCACCGAAGCCCATCAGCCCCGCCGTCAGCCCACCGTCCACGACGAACACAGCGCCAGTGACGAAACCAGATTCGTCGGACGCTAAGAAAAGCGCCATATTAGCGACATCGTCCACCGTGCCCAGCCGCCCCAACGGATACCAGCGAACCATTTCGTCCCAAATGTGGGGCTTCTCCCGCAAAATTGGACCCCAAATTTCCGTCTGGATGGTGCCAGGGCAAATGACATTGACGCGGATGCCGTCCCGTCCGTGCCAAACGGCGAGGCTGCGCGCCATGCCGATCAGCGCCGCCTTAGAGGCCGAGTAGGCGTGGATGCCTTGCATGCCCATCAGCGCGTTGACGGACGAGATGATGACAATGCTGCCTCCCCCTGCTGCCTTCATCGCTGGGATAGCGTGGCGGCAACAAAGGTAGGTGCCCTGCACATTGACCCGCAAGTTGGCGTCCAAGTTGTCGGCGAGGATGTCTGCCGTCGCGCAAACGGCGTTACACACGAGGATGTCCAACTTGCCGAAGGTGGTGACCGTCGTCTCCACCATCGCCTGCACCTGCACATCGTCTGTGACATCGGCGCGACAAAAGATTGCCGTGCCGCCAGCGTCCTGAATTTCGCGCACTGTTTGCTGCCCGCCCGCATCGTTGATGTCGTTGACGACGACTTGGGCACCTTCGCGGGCGAAGCGTTGGGCGATGCCTTTGCCGATACCTCGCGCAGCACCCGTAACGATGGCGACCTTACCCGCCAACCGCATAGCCGTCGCCTCCGCTTGGACAGCAGAAACTCCACTTTTCTACTTTGCCGCAGGCGAGGTGCACTAATCTTGTCCCGGCTTGAACCAATGTTTGACAGCAGCCAAGAGTCCGACCAGCAGCCCGATGCCCGCAAAGGGCATCGCCAACACCAGCGCGACGGCAGCGACTAACAACGCCAAACCGACAGCGGCGAAAACGGTCATCACGACGCTGAAAGTAAAACCGACGACGCCCAGCGTGAAAAGGACGACAGGCGCTGCGACCAACGCTGCCACGACGACGCCGAGCACTTTGCCCCATGACCAGCGCCGCTGAGGGCGGCGTCGGGCACGAAACTCGTCAATGGCGCGCTGCAGCGCTTTGAGCGAAATCCCAGCGGCTTGGGCGCCGGCTTCCAACGCCGTGCGCGGGACGCGAGGTTCATCGGCGTCCATTTCCTGCTGCAACTCCGCCGCCCGCCGCAAAATTTCGCGCACTTCCTCGGGCGCAAATTCGTCTTGCCAATCGCGCCGGACGGGACGCTGTCTCGTCTTCATTT contains:
- a CDS encoding Galactarate dehydratase (D-threo-forming), yielding MKITQVERITVEVPFRGLAAKHMPRELADWAISEVCKVVTDAGLVGWGETIVFYTWARVTDAAVQKVLGQNPFECLWDDSLGAGLQMALWDLAGKALEVPCYRLLGSPVREWCPIAWWVIDMPPEDWATEAQEALQSGYTAMKLKARPWFDIFAQVHAISQVTPSSFALDVDFNAFLLNTANALPVLEELEDNERVAIFETPIPQSDVEGNKHLRRRLDRPIAHHFGQPPIMTALREDVCDGFVLTGGTKRLMEQAAIAAAANKPFWLQLVGTGITTAWTLHLGAVLSHAQWSAITCLNIYADDLLTDPLTIQGGYAKVPDKPGLGVAVDEEALERYRVTLPRERPTVRQVFAVVWDDGRKTYYASPRAYHADFYAGNQPVTHRGVRLEILTDDGSREFADLYARVQRGPVRSAF
- the bacC gene encoding Dihydroanticapsin 7-dehydrogenase produces the protein MRLAGKVAIVTGAARGIGKGIAQRFAREGAQVVVNDINDAGGQQTVREIQDAGGTAIFCRADVTDDVQVQAMVETTVTTFGKLDILVCNAVCATADILADNLDANLRVNVQGTYLCCRHAIPAMKAAGGGSIVIISSVNALMGMQGIHAYSASKAALIGMARSLAVWHGRDGIRVNVICPGTIQTEIWGPILREKPHIWDEMVRWYPLGRLGTVDDVANMALFLASDESGFVTGAVFVVDGGLTAGLMGFGELREA